One window from the genome of Leptospira broomii serovar Hurstbridge str. 5399 encodes:
- a CDS encoding NADH-quinone oxidoreductase subunit D — translation MYEKTAEHFGSKFKHLPEGHLLVNLGPSHPATHGILQNVIQLDGERVVDVESVIGYVHRSFEKLGEKYTYNQFLVCTDRMNYVSTPLNNIGWILTVEKMMGIQVPDKVVYVRMIVSELSRIMDHIICNGILGVDLGAFSGMLHLFHHRENIYQVLEKLTGARLTTTFCRVGGLEKDIYPEFADEVRTICKGLKPAIEEFQSLLVNNRIFMDRTAGIGGIAAEDAIAYGYSGPNLRAAGVPWDARKDDPYMFYDKVDFDVPIGEDGSVFHRTLVRMEEMRQSIRIIEQLVEGIPAGPHHADLPHIYLPEKDKVYHNMEELIYHFKLIMHGIKVPPGEYYQATEAANGELGFYIVSEGEKSPWRVHVRRPCFWFYQSFPELVKGGLLADTIATMSSLNVIAGELDC, via the coding sequence ATGTATGAAAAGACGGCCGAACATTTCGGCTCCAAATTCAAGCATTTGCCCGAGGGTCATTTGCTAGTTAACCTTGGACCGTCGCATCCGGCGACCCACGGAATTCTCCAGAACGTCATTCAACTCGACGGGGAAAGGGTCGTGGACGTTGAATCCGTCATCGGATATGTTCATCGTAGTTTTGAAAAGCTGGGCGAGAAATACACCTATAACCAGTTTCTAGTTTGCACGGATAGAATGAACTACGTCTCTACTCCGCTAAACAATATCGGCTGGATTCTCACCGTAGAAAAGATGATGGGTATCCAAGTTCCGGATAAGGTGGTGTACGTCCGGATGATAGTATCCGAACTGTCCAGGATCATGGATCATATTATTTGTAACGGAATCCTCGGCGTGGATTTGGGCGCTTTCTCCGGGATGCTGCATTTGTTTCACCATCGTGAAAATATCTATCAGGTTTTGGAAAAGCTGACCGGAGCCAGGTTGACCACCACATTCTGTCGAGTCGGCGGACTGGAGAAGGATATTTATCCGGAATTCGCCGACGAAGTTCGAACCATCTGTAAGGGTCTCAAACCCGCAATCGAAGAGTTCCAGAGTTTATTAGTAAATAATAGAATCTTTATGGATCGAACTGCGGGAATCGGAGGCATTGCCGCCGAAGACGCGATTGCGTACGGATATTCCGGTCCCAATTTGAGGGCGGCCGGAGTTCCATGGGATGCCCGTAAGGATGATCCGTATATGTTTTACGATAAGGTCGACTTCGATGTTCCGATCGGAGAGGATGGTTCCGTCTTTCATCGTACTTTGGTTCGAATGGAAGAAATGCGCCAATCCATCCGAATCATAGAACAATTAGTGGAAGGAATTCCTGCAGGACCTCATCACGCGGATCTTCCTCATATCTATTTGCCCGAGAAAGATAAAGTATATCATAATATGGAAGAGTTGATCTACCATTTCAAACTCATTATGCACGGTATTAAGGTTCCTCCGGGTGAATATTATCAAGCTACGGAAGCGGCCAATGGGGAATTGGGTTTTTATATCGTTTCGGAAGGAGAAAAATCTCCTTGGCGAGTTCATGTTCGTCGTCCTTGCTTTTGGTTTTATCAATCTTTTCCGGAATTGGTGAAGGGCGGTCTACTCGCGGACACGATCGCAACAATGAGTTCGCTTAATGTTATTGCAGGGGAGCTAGATTGCTAA
- a CDS encoding NADH-quinone oxidoreductase subunit C: MKETIDRFLKDKFPQYVYKEEEVISNLPVFFLKAEGIVPVFNALKTAPGIELNYLNDLTAIDWLGKKEPRFEVCYLLRSGNKSSTRVQFKIPLSEGEGVPSIVTIFKGANWPEREVYDLFGIPFHNHPQLERLIMPDNFQGHPLRKDFPLEGFGQDYLIEDLLTIHIKDDMEAG; encoded by the coding sequence ATGAAAGAAACGATAGATCGCTTCCTCAAAGACAAGTTTCCCCAATACGTCTATAAGGAAGAAGAGGTTATCTCCAACCTCCCGGTATTCTTCCTAAAAGCCGAAGGAATCGTCCCCGTCTTCAACGCTCTTAAAACGGCGCCGGGAATAGAACTAAATTATCTGAACGACCTAACCGCAATAGATTGGTTAGGAAAGAAAGAGCCGAGGTTCGAAGTCTGCTATCTTTTGCGGTCAGGAAATAAATCATCCACTCGAGTCCAATTCAAGATTCCTCTTTCGGAAGGAGAGGGAGTTCCTAGTATCGTAACTATTTTTAAAGGTGCGAACTGGCCGGAACGAGAGGTTTACGATCTTTTCGGTATCCCGTTCCACAATCATCCCCAGTTGGAAAGGCTGATCATGCCCGACAATTTCCAAGGACATCCTTTGCGAAAAGATTTTCCGTTAGAAGGATTCGGCCAAGATTATTTGATCGAAGACCTACTGACGATTCACATCAAGGATGATATGGAGGCAGGATGA
- a CDS encoding NADH-quinone oxidoreductase subunit NuoE family protein codes for MPYQFSQESEKRFGKLLEMFPDKRSVILPGLYLLQKEKGYVDREGMEYLAGKIGAPISLAQVYGVATFYTLYNKKPVGKFHIQICGTSSCYIRGNDAIEKHICSKLGVKLGQTTPDKKFTVEEVECLGACGYAPMVQINEAYYENLTLEKVDELLQSLG; via the coding sequence ATGCCTTATCAGTTTTCCCAGGAATCCGAAAAAAGATTCGGTAAACTATTGGAGATGTTTCCGGATAAGCGGAGTGTGATTCTTCCGGGATTGTACCTTCTTCAAAAGGAAAAAGGTTATGTGGATCGGGAAGGGATGGAATATCTTGCGGGAAAAATCGGAGCGCCGATCTCTTTAGCTCAAGTTTACGGAGTGGCGACCTTTTATACTCTCTATAATAAAAAACCCGTCGGAAAATTTCATATTCAAATATGCGGCACCTCGAGCTGTTATATTCGCGGGAATGATGCGATAGAAAAGCATATCTGTTCCAAGCTCGGAGTCAAGTTAGGCCAAACTACTCCGGATAAAAAGTTCACGGTGGAAGAGGTGGAATGCCTCGGGGCTTGCGGTTATGCTCCGATGGTGCAGATCAACGAAGCATATTATGAAAATTTAACTCTCGAAAAAGTGGACGAACTTCTTCAGAGTCTCGGTTAA